In the genome of Paracoccus tegillarcae, one region contains:
- the narJ gene encoding nitrate reductase molybdenum cofactor assembly chaperone: protein MKTFKAFSALLSYPSADLMAAIPDIDAVLHADGLLGPTRQAELAPLLRELGGGDLLDLQERYVLLFDRSRTLSLNLFEHVHGESRDRGGAMVDLLETYRANGFDLVGTELPDHLPVVLEYLSTRPLDEAKAMLADAGHILLALSERLQRRDTPYAAVLTALVALAETDAELPAELADIPDDDPEDLAALDAVWEEAQVTFGPDPDAGCPITRDILARMDPPPAATAAE from the coding sequence ATGAAAACCTTCAAGGCATTCTCGGCGCTCCTCAGCTATCCGTCCGCAGACCTGATGGCCGCGATCCCGGATATCGACGCGGTTCTGCACGCAGATGGTTTGCTGGGCCCGACCCGGCAGGCCGAACTGGCGCCGCTGCTGCGCGAGCTTGGCGGCGGCGACCTGCTTGATCTTCAGGAACGCTATGTGCTGCTGTTCGACCGCTCGCGCACCTTGTCGCTGAACCTGTTCGAACATGTTCACGGCGAAAGCCGCGATCGGGGCGGCGCGATGGTCGATCTGTTGGAAACCTATCGTGCCAATGGCTTTGATCTGGTCGGCACTGAATTGCCCGATCATCTGCCGGTCGTGCTGGAATATCTGTCCACCCGGCCTCTGGACGAGGCAAAGGCGATGCTGGCCGATGCTGGCCATATCCTGCTGGCACTTTCCGAACGCCTGCAACGCCGCGACACGCCCTATGCGGCGGTGCTGACGGCGCTGGTTGCGCTGGCGGAAACCGATGCCGAACTTCCGGCCGAATTGGCCGACATCCCCGACGACGACCCCGAGGATCTGGCTGCGCTGGATGCCGTTTGGGAAGAGGCGCAAGTCACCTTCGGACCCGATCCCGATGCAGGCTGCCCGATCACCCGCGATATCCTTGCCCGCATGGACCCGCCCCCCGCCGCAACGGCGGCTGAATAA
- the narI gene encoding respiratory nitrate reductase subunit gamma, which translates to MHNFFFGIYPYIAITVMIVGSIIRYDRDPFTWKSKSSQLLRKRQFVIGSVLFHVGILVILFGHLGGLLTPIAVFDALGISHGAKQILAVTAGGIAGIMALIGGAILLHRRMTDPRIRANSTLADTGILALLLAQLVLGLMTIFVSLQHMDGEEMTRLMAWAQGIAYLRPDAAAHIVDVNPLFKLHIFLGLTIFLLFPFTRLVHMISAPIRYIWRPGYQIVRTKRQMPERTKPRHPAE; encoded by the coding sequence GTGCATAACTTCTTTTTCGGAATCTATCCTTATATCGCCATCACCGTGATGATCGTCGGCTCGATCATCCGGTACGATCGTGATCCTTTCACGTGGAAATCCAAATCCAGCCAGCTCTTGCGAAAGCGGCAGTTCGTCATCGGATCAGTGCTGTTTCACGTCGGCATTCTGGTGATCCTGTTCGGCCATCTGGGCGGGCTGTTGACCCCCATCGCGGTTTTCGACGCACTTGGCATCAGCCACGGTGCCAAGCAGATCCTGGCGGTGACGGCAGGCGGCATAGCCGGGATCATGGCGCTGATCGGGGGGGCAATCCTGCTGCATCGCCGGATGACCGATCCCCGGATCCGGGCCAATTCGACGCTGGCAGATACCGGCATCCTTGCGCTGCTGCTGGCGCAGCTTGTGCTGGGGCTGATGACGATCTTCGTCTCGCTGCAACATATGGACGGCGAAGAAATGACCCGCCTGATGGCCTGGGCGCAGGGCATCGCCTATCTGCGCCCCGATGCAGCCGCCCATATCGTGGACGTCAACCCACTGTTCAAGCTGCATATCTTCCTTGGCCTGACCATCTTCCTGCTGTTCCCGTTCACCCGTCTGGTTCACATGATCTCGGCCCCGATCCGTTATATCTGGCGGCCCGGCTATCAGATCGTGCGGACCAAACGCCAAATGCCCGAGCGCACCAAGCCGCGCCACCCGGCAGAATAA
- a CDS encoding peptidylprolyl isomerase yields MKSLLPPVVVNGVTLDPARIAAEAQNHPAPKGKPGAAWQAAARALATRELLLQEAVRRGIEPTPAEIAPGQWETEDEALITALLETAVTPVSADEARMRAIYEADPDRFRAPSLYEAAHILLAASPDDAGAVADARATADKLLAQLATSPQAFGRLAAEYSACSSKTSGGVLGQLSSGDTVPEFEAALAQMPEGSIAPEPVQSRYGLHVIRLDGRIIGEVLPFESVLPGLRDAHDKAAWLRASRDFIAELFSRAEISGFRITTEAPAGEPDKRGLA; encoded by the coding sequence ATGAAATCGCTTCTTCCGCCCGTCGTTGTGAACGGGGTCACGCTGGACCCGGCGCGAATTGCCGCCGAGGCCCAGAACCACCCTGCCCCCAAAGGCAAACCCGGCGCCGCATGGCAGGCCGCAGCCCGCGCGCTGGCAACGCGCGAGTTGCTGCTGCAAGAGGCCGTCCGGCGCGGGATCGAACCCACCCCGGCAGAGATCGCGCCGGGGCAATGGGAAACCGAGGATGAGGCGCTGATCACCGCGCTGCTGGAAACCGCCGTCACACCGGTGTCGGCGGATGAGGCGCGGATGCGCGCGATCTATGAGGCCGATCCCGACCGGTTTCGCGCGCCCTCGCTTTACGAGGCGGCGCATATCCTGTTGGCCGCATCGCCCGACGATGCCGGTGCAGTGGCCGATGCCCGAGCAACCGCCGATAAGCTGCTGGCGCAACTGGCCACCTCGCCGCAGGCTTTCGGCCGGCTTGCCGCCGAATACAGCGCCTGTTCGTCTAAAACCTCTGGCGGTGTGCTGGGCCAGCTATCGTCAGGTGACACGGTGCCTGAATTCGAGGCGGCACTGGCGCAAATGCCCGAGGGCAGCATTGCGCCCGAACCCGTGCAGTCACGCTATGGTCTGCATGTGATCCGGTTGGATGGCCGTATCATCGGCGAGGTGCTGCCCTTCGAATCCGTCCTGCCCGGTTTGCGCGATGCCCATGACAAGGCCGCATGGCTGCGCGCCAGCCGGGATTTTATCGCAGAGCTCTTCAGCCGCGCCGAAATCAGCGGGTTCCGGATCACGACCGAAGCCCCGGCAGGTGAACCCGATAAGCGAGGTCTGGCATGA
- a CDS encoding DUF2478 domain-containing protein → MNIAYVTLSGRGEIDRLLAHAVSRLETAGLALAGTVQTNIDRDDRPRCDMDLRLLPDGPTIRISIDRGAEARGCRLDAGALEQSVVWTDAALERAELLVVNKFGKQEAEGRGLSNTIAKALDSGIPVLVGVNGLNLGTFLAFAGDLAQPLPASSDAIVDWCLGTRSIAHKLTAVG, encoded by the coding sequence ATGAACATCGCCTATGTCACCCTGTCCGGACGCGGCGAAATCGACCGCCTTCTGGCCCACGCCGTCAGTCGCCTGGAAACCGCCGGCCTGGCCCTTGCAGGGACCGTGCAGACGAATATCGACCGCGATGACCGCCCGCGCTGCGATATGGACCTGCGATTGCTGCCCGATGGCCCCACCATCCGGATCAGCATTGATCGCGGCGCAGAGGCACGCGGCTGCCGCCTGGATGCAGGCGCTCTGGAGCAATCAGTGGTCTGGACCGATGCCGCGCTGGAACGCGCCGAACTGCTGGTCGTCAACAAATTCGGCAAGCAAGAGGCCGAGGGTCGGGGGCTGTCGAACACCATCGCCAAGGCGCTGGATAGCGGCATTCCAGTCCTGGTTGGCGTCAACGGGCTGAATCTGGGGACATTTCTCGCCTTTGCCGGCGACCTCGCGCAGCCGCTGCCCGCAAGCTCAGACGCGATTGTAGATTGGTGTCTGGGCACGCGCAGCATCGCACATAAACTGACAGCGGTCGGATGA
- a CDS encoding PLP-dependent aminotransferase family protein, whose protein sequence is MRNRIPTETIYMRDNDAPTLQGRLLAAIVRAILESRARPGSRLPSSRKLAEALGISRMTVTLVYQELVSQAYLETIPRSGVAVAATVPHRRLRPTEPVQGEKPLDWADWLSDHDQPRRVIRKPANWRAYQYPFIFGQADQALFDHNAWRDCARRALGTRDFADLAADRYGADDPLLVDYICSNTLQRRGINARPDEVLVTLGAQNGLYLTVELLARADRLSVMEEPGYPDFAETLRRAQSPTTFLPVDAMGLNPADLPRNTRLVTVTPSHHIPTGATMPLARRRELIALAKTQDFLIVEDDYDFEMSYLSLPAPALKSLDDAGRVIYLGSFSKSLFPGLRIGYMVGPAAFIARARALRSIMLRHPPSHLQRITAYFLALGHYDAHIVRLREALRRRRSILEEALNRTSLQIAGAPTAGGSSVWVCGPEGSDSQILAARLEQDSVLIEPGRVFFENPPEPCPLFRLGYGSIPDKQIAEGVRLIEARSQRLSS, encoded by the coding sequence ATGCGAAACCGTATTCCCACTGAGACGATCTATATGCGCGACAATGACGCCCCGACATTGCAGGGCCGTCTGTTGGCAGCCATCGTGCGCGCCATTCTGGAAAGCAGGGCCCGACCGGGCTCGCGCCTTCCGTCAAGCCGCAAACTGGCCGAAGCGCTGGGCATTTCTCGGATGACCGTCACTCTGGTCTATCAGGAACTTGTCAGTCAGGCGTATCTGGAGACGATACCCCGCTCGGGCGTGGCGGTGGCCGCGACCGTGCCACATCGCCGCCTGCGCCCCACCGAGCCTGTGCAAGGTGAAAAGCCGTTGGACTGGGCGGACTGGCTGTCGGACCATGATCAGCCGCGCCGAGTTATCCGCAAACCGGCAAATTGGCGCGCCTATCAATATCCGTTCATCTTCGGTCAGGCCGATCAGGCGCTGTTCGATCACAATGCCTGGCGCGATTGCGCGCGTCGGGCATTGGGCACACGCGATTTCGCCGATCTGGCGGCGGACCGCTATGGCGCTGATGACCCGCTGCTGGTTGACTATATCTGTTCCAACACCTTGCAGCGTCGCGGGATCAATGCGCGCCCTGATGAGGTTCTGGTGACATTGGGTGCTCAAAACGGACTGTATCTGACGGTTGAATTGCTGGCCCGCGCCGACCGTCTCTCGGTCATGGAAGAGCCGGGCTATCCCGATTTCGCCGAAACACTGCGCCGCGCGCAGAGTCCGACAACATTCCTGCCGGTCGATGCCATGGGTCTGAACCCGGCCGACCTGCCGAGAAATACCCGGCTGGTCACGGTCACGCCCAGCCATCACATCCCCACCGGCGCTACCATGCCGCTGGCGCGCCGACGAGAGTTGATCGCCTTGGCCAAGACACAGGACTTTTTGATCGTCGAAGACGACTACGATTTCGAGATGTCCTATCTGTCGCTACCAGCACCGGCCCTGAAATCACTGGATGACGCAGGCCGGGTGATCTATCTGGGCAGCTTCTCAAAATCGCTGTTTCCAGGGCTGCGCATTGGCTACATGGTTGGGCCCGCCGCGTTTATCGCCCGCGCACGGGCCTTGCGGTCAATCATGCTGCGCCACCCGCCCAGCCATCTGCAGCGTATCACGGCCTATTTCCTGGCGCTCGGCCACTACGACGCACACATCGTCCGGTTGCGTGAAGCGTTGCGGCGCAGGCGAAGCATTCTGGAAGAGGCCCTGAACCGGACGTCGCTGCAGATTGCCGGTGCCCCAACCGCGGGCGGTTCCAGCGTCTGGGTCTGCGGACCCGAGGGCAGCGACAGCCAGATCCTTGCGGCCCGTCTCGAGCAGGACAGCGTTCTGATCGAGCCGGGCAGAGTGTTTTTCGAGAACCCTCCCGAGCCCTGCCCCTTATTCCGCCTTGGCTATGGGTCAATCCCCGATAAACAGATCGCTGAGGGAGTCAGACTGATCGAAGCCCGGTCACAGCGCTTGTCGTCGTAA
- a CDS encoding TRAP transporter substrate-binding protein, whose product MSFATRLLTGTAAAFVLALPAAAVEYKIAVGDGAGGTQEALGKAFIEALEEQSGGEMTGKLFLNGQLGDEQDTVSAAATGTLDFSILAINNITPFSPSVGTLTLPYVILSQDDAETVTQGEVGQQMVAQTIEDAGVRIIGWGYSGFRVLTNSKQPVSTVADLQGLVIRVPKNEIMIETYKSWGINPTPMAWGETFAALQQKVVDGQDNPYMTVYAMKFDEVQNHITDLHYLFSIEPLIVSESIFQDLSADEQAQVLAAGEAATQASAEFLRAEEAKIREELVSRGMEITEPADDEQEFIDLATTAVWPKFYDQIGGKEVLDNVLTSLGREPAAE is encoded by the coding sequence ATGAGCTTTGCAACCCGTTTGCTGACCGGTACGGCCGCCGCCTTTGTGTTGGCGCTGCCGGCCGCTGCCGTTGAATACAAGATTGCCGTGGGCGATGGTGCCGGCGGCACACAAGAGGCGCTTGGCAAGGCATTTATCGAAGCGCTGGAAGAGCAATCCGGTGGCGAGATGACCGGCAAACTGTTTCTGAACGGCCAGTTGGGCGACGAGCAGGACACGGTCAGCGCAGCTGCAACCGGCACGCTGGACTTCTCGATTCTGGCGATCAACAACATTACGCCCTTCTCGCCCTCGGTCGGCACGCTGACCTTGCCCTATGTCATCCTCAGCCAGGACGACGCCGAAACGGTAACACAAGGCGAGGTCGGCCAGCAGATGGTCGCCCAGACCATCGAGGACGCCGGCGTGCGTATCATCGGTTGGGGATATTCGGGCTTCCGCGTTCTGACCAATTCGAAACAGCCGGTCTCGACGGTGGCCGACCTGCAGGGGCTGGTGATCCGCGTTCCCAAGAACGAGATCATGATCGAAACCTACAAAAGCTGGGGCATCAACCCGACGCCGATGGCTTGGGGCGAAACCTTTGCAGCGCTGCAACAGAAGGTCGTTGATGGTCAGGACAACCCCTACATGACCGTCTATGCGATGAAGTTCGACGAGGTTCAGAACCACATCACCGACTTGCACTATCTGTTCTCGATCGAACCGCTGATCGTCAGCGAGTCGATCTTCCAGGATCTCAGCGCTGACGAACAGGCCCAGGTCTTGGCTGCGGGCGAGGCTGCGACCCAAGCTTCTGCCGAATTCCTGCGCGCGGAAGAAGCCAAGATCCGCGAAGAGCTGGTCAGCCGCGGTATGGAAATCACCGAGCCTGCCGATGACGAGCAAGAATTCATCGATCTGGCGACCACAGCGGTCTGGCCAAAATTCTATGACCAGATCGGCGGGAAAGAGGTTCTGGACAATGTCTTGACCTCGCTGGGCCGCGAACCCGCGGCAGAGTGA
- a CDS encoding TRAP transporter small permease — translation MPALWSFLDKFESHVCRILLAVFVTLLFTQIVARQIFGFSITWIEELSVILFVWFAYFGASYAARMAAHNRVTFQFNTLPRATARKIEAIGDLFWIGFNLVFIWYSIEFISRLKPFVKAQTLGWEMRWVYLVLPIAFILMTFRIVQVNYMKLVLGVDPRDPDKVEVEDMLELAEDEKRAFEQEENK, via the coding sequence ATGCCCGCGCTGTGGTCCTTTCTGGATAAGTTCGAAAGCCATGTCTGTCGCATACTGCTGGCTGTCTTTGTGACGCTGCTGTTTACGCAGATCGTGGCCCGCCAGATCTTCGGTTTCTCGATCACGTGGATCGAGGAACTCTCGGTCATCCTGTTCGTGTGGTTCGCCTATTTCGGGGCATCTTATGCCGCGCGAATGGCCGCACATAACCGGGTGACATTCCAGTTCAACACCCTACCACGCGCCACCGCCCGTAAAATCGAGGCAATCGGCGATCTGTTCTGGATCGGGTTCAATCTGGTTTTCATCTGGTATTCGATCGAATTTATCAGCCGTCTCAAGCCTTTCGTAAAGGCTCAGACCCTCGGCTGGGAAATGCGCTGGGTTTATCTGGTGCTGCCCATCGCCTTCATCCTGATGACCTTCCGCATCGTCCAGGTGAACTACATGAAACTGGTTCTGGGCGTCGATCCGCGTGATCCCGACAAGGTCGAGGTCGAAGACATGCTGGAACTTGCCGAAGACGAAAAACGCGCCTTCGAGCAAGAGGAGAACAAGTGA
- a CDS encoding TRAP transporter large permease, whose translation MDDLLIEILFGSFFALMLLGAPITVALGVSSLFAMYYLGDNPIKMVQMAWSSVGSFPLMALPAFILAGALMEAAGLSRRLINVAESLAGPFTGGLSAATVMACLFFGAISGSGPATTAAVGMLMIPAMVRQGYGPGYAASVTAAAGGLGIIIPPSIPMVIYGISAMGLQAPPEAVEAHGVFQSVSISKLFIAGFFPGVVMAGGLLIMNYIRCRMRGFHGSAEALSLHKVACACYQGFWALMAPVVILGGIYSGFFTPTEAAVVAIFYTLFVGAVIYRELDLREIIKSLDTTTWLSGRVLLVLFTATIFGRILVENNVPGVIAGGILSLTDNLYIIWAMIIALLLIVGMFMETLAAIMILVPVMLPVAYMMGIDPIHFGIVMICTLSVGFQTPPLGENLFIASGISGVSIERISLRAIPFAIASITAIFIIAIFPEIALWLPRMMGY comes from the coding sequence ATGGACGATCTGCTGATCGAAATCCTGTTCGGATCGTTCTTTGCACTCATGCTGCTGGGCGCGCCGATCACCGTGGCGCTGGGCGTGTCATCGCTGTTCGCGATGTACTATCTGGGCGACAACCCGATCAAGATGGTGCAGATGGCCTGGTCTTCGGTTGGGTCTTTCCCGCTGATGGCGCTGCCTGCCTTTATTCTTGCCGGTGCGCTGATGGAGGCCGCTGGCCTGTCCCGCCGGTTGATCAACGTGGCCGAAAGTCTGGCCGGGCCGTTTACCGGCGGGCTGTCCGCGGCGACCGTCATGGCCTGCCTGTTCTTTGGCGCGATTTCCGGCTCTGGCCCCGCGACCACTGCGGCTGTCGGCATGCTTATGATCCCCGCCATGGTGCGTCAGGGATACGGGCCTGGCTACGCTGCATCCGTCACCGCCGCCGCCGGCGGTCTGGGCATCATTATTCCGCCCTCGATCCCGATGGTCATCTACGGCATCTCAGCCATGGGCCTGCAAGCCCCGCCCGAAGCGGTCGAGGCGCATGGCGTGTTCCAGTCGGTGTCCATCTCAAAGCTGTTCATCGCCGGCTTCTTCCCCGGCGTCGTGATGGCTGGCGGCCTGCTGATCATGAACTATATCCGCTGCCGGATGCGGGGTTTTCACGGCTCGGCCGAGGCACTGTCGCTGCACAAGGTTGCCTGCGCCTGCTATCAGGGCTTCTGGGCGCTGATGGCCCCGGTTGTGATCCTGGGCGGCATTTACTCGGGCTTCTTCACGCCCACCGAGGCCGCCGTTGTCGCGATCTTCTACACGCTGTTTGTCGGCGCGGTGATCTATCGCGAACTGGACCTGCGCGAGATTATCAAGTCCCTGGATACGACGACCTGGTTGTCTGGCCGCGTTCTGCTGGTGCTGTTCACTGCGACGATCTTTGGTCGCATTCTGGTCGAAAACAACGTGCCCGGCGTCATCGCGGGTGGCATCCTTTCGTTGACCGACAATCTCTACATCATCTGGGCAATGATCATCGCCCTGCTGCTGATCGTCGGGATGTTCATGGAAACGCTGGCCGCGATCATGATCCTGGTCCCGGTGATGCTGCCGGTTGCCTATATGATGGGCATCGACCCGATCCATTTCGGGATCGTCATGATCTGCACCCTGTCCGTGGGCTTCCAGACGCCACCACTGGGCGAGAACCTGTTCATCGCCTCTGGCATCTCGGGCGTGTCGATCGAACGGATCAGCCTGCGGGCAATCCCCTTCGCGATCGCCTCTATCACCGCAATTTTCATCATCGCCATCTTCCCGGAAATCGCCCTCTGGCTGCCGCGAATGATGGGCTACTGA
- a CDS encoding nuclear transport factor 2 family protein — MSRNLTADDLKATFDAFNRHDINAVMTHFADDCVFYTVAGENEYGNKIEGKAAIAKAFKGVWTAMPDVEWADHSHFLSEDGSRGVSQWTFRATNPDGTRTEVQGVDLFRIKDGQLVEKQAIRKQRPPVPAK, encoded by the coding sequence ATGTCCCGCAATCTGACCGCCGACGATCTCAAGGCCACCTTCGACGCCTTCAACCGCCACGACATCAACGCTGTGATGACCCATTTTGCCGATGACTGCGTGTTCTACACCGTCGCGGGCGAAAATGAATATGGCAACAAGATCGAAGGCAAGGCTGCCATCGCCAAGGCGTTCAAAGGCGTGTGGACCGCGATGCCCGACGTCGAATGGGCCGATCACAGCCATTTCCTGTCGGAAGACGGCAGCCGGGGCGTGTCGCAGTGGACTTTCCGCGCGACAAATCCTGACGGCACGCGGACCGAGGTCCAGGGCGTCGATCTGTTCCGCATCAAGGACGGGCAGCTGGTCGAAAAGCAGGCGATCCGCAAACAGCGGCCACCGGTTCCGGCGAAGTGA
- a CDS encoding NAD(P)/FAD-dependent oxidoreductase, producing MKQIEKRPGSVPFDPHYDPMKARGLGPNSDYAPTYWIGSAGPLPEDDGPVTGDLDADVVVIGSGYTGLSTAIHLAKMHGIKAIVLEANGVAYGCSTRNGGQAQISSGRLKRSQWIKRWGLDVAKGMHAEIVEGFDLFRGLIRDHDIACEPQDGGHYYIAHKASMMPTLKSESALLNDTFGYGSRMLDRDELHETVARDMEAHGAMWEPDGVGVHAAKLAFGYLRVARELGATVHTDSPVQGWEMKDGVHHLRTPGGTVRARRVAVATAAYAPRTLHPRLKDRLMPIMSNSLVTRVLTDDELAAVGIQKRSPLTDTRTLRHYYRLLPDNRLQIGSRAAITGRDASNPAHLKALREGMARKFPALRDIDLDYSWWGWVDVSHDMMPRITGLPDLPGAFYALGYGGNGVMYSAMAGRRMAQMVAGEAVPDLPIFNCELPHEGWKTPFRRLGQWGLYHLYHFQDERK from the coding sequence ATGAAACAAATTGAAAAGCGCCCCGGATCGGTGCCGTTCGATCCGCATTACGATCCGATGAAGGCGCGCGGTCTGGGTCCGAACAGCGATTATGCACCAACCTACTGGATCGGTTCCGCCGGACCCCTCCCCGAGGATGACGGCCCCGTCACGGGCGATCTGGATGCGGATGTGGTGGTGATCGGGTCTGGCTATACCGGGCTATCAACCGCCATCCACCTGGCCAAGATGCATGGCATCAAGGCCATAGTGCTGGAGGCAAACGGCGTCGCCTACGGCTGTTCCACCCGCAATGGCGGACAGGCGCAGATCAGTTCTGGCCGCTTGAAGCGCAGCCAGTGGATCAAGCGTTGGGGCCTTGATGTCGCCAAAGGGATGCATGCCGAGATCGTCGAGGGCTTTGACCTGTTCCGCGGTCTGATCCGCGATCACGACATCGCCTGCGAGCCGCAGGATGGCGGCCATTACTACATCGCGCACAAGGCTTCGATGATGCCGACGTTGAAATCGGAATCCGCGTTGCTGAACGATACCTTCGGCTACGGCTCAAGGATGCTCGATCGGGATGAATTGCACGAAACCGTGGCCCGCGACATGGAGGCTCATGGCGCAATGTGGGAGCCTGACGGCGTCGGCGTTCACGCGGCCAAGCTGGCCTTCGGCTATCTTCGGGTGGCGCGCGAACTGGGCGCAACGGTGCATACCGACAGCCCGGTTCAGGGATGGGAGATGAAGGACGGCGTGCATCATCTGCGCACGCCGGGCGGCACCGTTCGCGCGCGCCGTGTTGCGGTGGCGACGGCGGCTTATGCGCCGCGCACCCTGCACCCGCGGCTGAAGGACCGGCTGATGCCGATCATGTCGAACAGCCTGGTCACCCGCGTCCTGACCGACGATGAATTGGCCGCGGTCGGCATTCAGAAACGCTCGCCGCTGACCGATACCCGCACGCTGCGCCATTACTATCGCCTGTTGCCGGACAACCGGCTGCAGATCGGCTCGCGCGCGGCGATCACCGGGCGCGATGCGTCCAATCCCGCGCATCTGAAGGCGCTGCGTGAAGGCATGGCACGGAAGTTTCCGGCGCTGCGCGATATTGATCTTGATTACAGCTGGTGGGGCTGGGTCGATGTCAGCCATGACATGATGCCCCGCATCACCGGCCTACCGGATCTGCCGGGCGCCTTTTATGCGCTTGGCTATGGCGGCAACGGCGTCATGTATTCCGCGATGGCGGGTCGCCGGATGGCACAGATGGTCGCGGGCGAGGCGGTGCCCGATCTGCCGATCTTCAACTGCGAATTGCCCCATGAGGGCTGGAAGACGCCATTCCGGCGGCTTGGCCAGTGGGGCCTCTATCACCTTTACCACTTTCAGGACGAACGCAAATAA